One bacterium genomic region harbors:
- the ftsW gene encoding putative lipid II flippase FtsW, with translation MELIHKRGAAWGLFLTVLALSMIGVVMVYSASAVVAQAQYHDSAWFLKRQLLYTVIGLIGMSVAWRLHYARLRQITLPLLAITFVSLLLVLMPHIGREAGGARRWLTFGGPLNFQPAELAKLAIILYLANFLANRGERAREFGAGMIPPVIVLLALALPIVKQPDLGSALIVALIAFVLLFVGGARLDHLTLVAGAAVAAVLAAILRGGYRTHRLFAFLDPWKDPRGTGFHIIQSLLALGSGGVVGLGLGHSRQKFFYLPERHTDFIFSIIGEELGLIGTAAVIILFLCLAVWGYRIASRAPDRYGALLTSGLTTMIVGQAVLNIGVVSGSLPITGVPLPFISFGGSSLVLSYIAIGILLNVSQYAHEEEPVVARRPARPAHARRRSAWARG, from the coding sequence GAACTGATCCACAAGCGCGGGGCGGCGTGGGGGCTGTTCTTGACCGTGCTGGCGCTCAGCATGATCGGCGTCGTCATGGTGTACAGCGCGAGCGCGGTCGTGGCGCAGGCACAGTACCACGACAGCGCATGGTTTCTCAAGCGCCAACTCCTGTACACGGTGATCGGGCTCATCGGCATGTCGGTCGCGTGGCGGCTGCACTACGCGAGGCTCCGGCAGATCACCCTGCCGCTGTTGGCGATCACGTTCGTGTCGCTCCTGCTGGTGCTCATGCCGCACATCGGCCGCGAGGCGGGCGGTGCGCGCCGATGGCTGACATTCGGCGGACCGCTCAACTTCCAACCGGCCGAGCTCGCCAAGCTGGCGATCATCCTGTACCTTGCCAACTTCCTCGCCAACCGCGGGGAACGCGCGCGGGAGTTCGGCGCGGGCATGATCCCGCCCGTGATCGTGTTGCTGGCGCTCGCCCTGCCGATCGTGAAGCAGCCCGATCTGGGCTCCGCGCTGATCGTGGCGCTCATCGCGTTCGTGCTGTTGTTCGTCGGTGGCGCCCGCCTCGACCATCTCACCCTGGTTGCGGGCGCGGCGGTGGCCGCGGTGCTGGCCGCGATCCTGCGGGGCGGGTACCGGACCCACCGGCTGTTCGCGTTCCTCGACCCGTGGAAGGACCCGCGGGGAACCGGGTTTCACATCATCCAGTCGCTCCTCGCCCTCGGGTCGGGAGGCGTGGTCGGCCTAGGCTTGGGGCACAGCCGGCAGAAATTCTTCTACCTACCGGAACGCCACACCGATTTCATCTTCTCGATCATCGGCGAGGAGCTCGGCCTGATCGGGACCGCCGCGGTGATCATCCTGTTCCTGTGCCTCGCGGTGTGGGGCTACCGGATCGCGTCGCGCGCCCCCGACCGGTACGGGGCGTTGCTGACGTCGGGGCTGACGACCATGATCGTGGGGCAGGCGGTCCTGAACATCGGCGTCGTCTCGGGATCGCTGCCGATCACGGGCGTGCCGCTGCCGTTCATCAGCTTCGGCGGATCGTCGCTGGTGCTGAGCTACATCGCGATCGGCATCCTGTTGAACGTCTCCCAGTACGCGCACGAGGAAGAGCCGGTCGTGGCCCGCCGCCCGGCGCGGCCGGCGCATGCCCGGCGCCGGTCGGCGTGGGCCCGCGGATGA